From a region of the Zingiber officinale cultivar Zhangliang chromosome 4B, Zo_v1.1, whole genome shotgun sequence genome:
- the LOC121977455 gene encoding chaperone protein dnaJ 11, chloroplastic-like produces MSLASSQFLGHRLALPPRSSAACFSPSSPISTRSLDVCASYSAGTATIASPFSSSLYDVLGVPPTASTPEIKAAYRRLALKCHPDVVATGRRGASADEFMRVQTAYATLSDSERRADYDRRITDSAAIHVFSPRQAYARSTSFPGYSRRTWETDQCW; encoded by the coding sequence ATGTCGCTGGCCTCCTCCCAATTCCTCGGCCACCGCCTCGCGCTTCCTCCCCGCTCCTCCGCCGCATGCTTCTCTCCATCCTCCCCCATCTCGACCCGCTCCCTCGATGTATGCGCCTCTTACTCTGCCGGCACGGCCACCATCGCATCCCCTTTCTCCTCCTCCCTCTACGACGTGCTCGGAGTGCCCCCCACCGCCAGCACCCCGGAGATCAAGGCTGCGTACCGGAGGCTCGCCCTTAAGTGTCATCCGGATGTGGTGGCCACCGGCCGCCGGGGCGCGTCCGCAGACGAGTTCATGCGGGTCCAGACGGCCTACGCCACGCTCTCCGACAGCGAAAGACGCGCTGACTACGATCGCCGAATCACCGACTCGGCGGCGATCCACGTATTCAGTCCCCGTCAAGCGTACGCGCGGAGCACTTCGTTCCCAGGC